A window of Fretibacterium sp. OH1220_COT-178 contains these coding sequences:
- the csrA gene encoding carbon storage regulator CsrA, with the protein MLVLSRRINESIQIGTDIEVTVIDVRGDVVRLGINAPQRTQIWRKELWDVIVEENRAAAKAAREAPRGASETPQLPISTFSRLSKIRTVRPSRPKGEK; encoded by the coding sequence ATGCTGGTCCTCAGCCGACGCATCAACGAGTCCATACAGATCGGGACGGATATCGAGGTCACGGTCATCGACGTTCGCGGCGACGTGGTGCGGTTGGGCATCAACGCGCCGCAGAGGACGCAGATCTGGCGTAAGGAGCTTTGGGATGTGATCGTCGAGGAGAACAGGGCCGCGGCCAAGGCGGCGAGAGAGGCGCCCAGGGGCGCTTCCGAAACGCCGCAGCTGCCGATATCGACCTTCTCAAGGCTCTCCAAGATACGCACCGTGCGGCCCTCGAGGCCGAAGGGCGAAAAATAA
- the fliW gene encoding flagellar assembly protein FliW, with product MSERFGEIVYTQDDVLSFPRGIPAFENNRSWVLVGEEDNAVKWLQNIEDGALALPVTTPDAVMPDYNARIPEDELELVGSLDPSDLALLIVVSIPEGAPWNMTANLRAPILLNLKTRRAVQVIALNEEYPIRHVVFPEDVRETMKRGAILQGETS from the coding sequence TTGAGCGAACGTTTTGGAGAGATCGTCTACACGCAGGACGATGTCCTCTCCTTCCCGCGCGGCATCCCCGCGTTCGAGAACAACCGGAGCTGGGTCTTGGTGGGGGAGGAGGACAATGCCGTCAAGTGGCTGCAGAACATCGAGGACGGGGCTCTGGCTCTGCCCGTGACGACCCCGGACGCCGTGATGCCGGACTACAATGCGCGCATTCCCGAGGACGAGCTGGAGTTGGTCGGGTCTTTGGACCCCTCGGACCTGGCTTTGCTGATCGTGGTGTCCATCCCCGAGGGGGCGCCCTGGAACATGACGGCGAATTTGAGGGCCCCGATCCTTCTGAACCTCAAGACCCGAAGGGCGGTACAGGTGATCGCCCTGAACGAGGAGTATCCCATCCGACACGTCGTTTTTCCGGAGGACGTCCGAGAGACGATGAAGCGGGGGGCGATTCTGCAGGGAGAGACGAGCTGA
- the flgL gene encoding flagellar hook-associated protein FlgL: protein MSGRAQSLPSGGKPMHNRVTTSMMYGTLMNSLQENSRRLLDLQRQMSTMRKYARLSDNPSAIARSLSLESSLRANEAYRGTHDNALTMLKHSEAALDKVLNAAQKIRTLVIQAGDGALGRDDLTKIADQIEAKKREILDALNTKVAGKYLFGGTDTGTKPFVVGPDGRIKYQGSDERIKYEIEEGLLADVSFTGSEVMPKGERSHFICSHEVPLDWKWTGREEKVQITVGNRTLAVFIPEQWIDEVATGRTKPTDYNRFRDPGELSGISLDDLAALVNRALKEQGADMLVTAVVEKDHSSGTQRMLIRSNTGEPVGITGWPDTDYLPMAQSIAGIAFPKTGTTAGGDLKVVVPDWNHAMLVGGAPADLKDLAGKTLTVVTDGVAKNHTFAAAPGDLDALVAELNGAGVLPAGVKAGIQNDKLVLTSANGSAIRVDGTAAEQLFGGVHASEKSKYHGMMGTVNTLGWRDDALGKGIRITLNGADYDFGFADKKSITDLVDAINTAVPRDAGDLPVASLVAGRLVLQSSRGSLTVSDHGAAGGVRQLLGYAGPVGSSTSSVTVQLDGKQPLKIYANAGDDLTRIAEKINAIEGVYARTSADRDQLVVVARRVGPLPKDPLSVNAAAEKPHYPSFTLKGEGMGMALFDYTFSSDPETGRETGVVASKERTRPVDHSHMDVFDVLGMETGMKSVEFGPDRKLVVPAGKPLHWRVMSGARVADIKLNPGEYTMSELADRLKNAGSGWLEVTVDVFRGPGAYSADDHEKGLGTSHNEERETSRLVIRAPGGAPVLFLDMNDQRYAEEMGLSTAVRTDPGMGVKNIRFPTAPCLDDDLGVRMRVQMTCGKEYDIRLSRKDVTDPATGLVDRVKVMREIARQVNEQAGEELMKVAVPVDENGKELPDSASLYAVTGVSFSVVDLPVSDPRWTDYSGGIAAQMGIHTGVTSNMGAKDAGGAVAGLKDGEKIGRAGTIRFESLGRRVEIDVTADDTVKSVMDRLRSQAGEWLYVNYFDAEMGDRNGQAGNFPIISIATRDGAAVNVLDVKGDVAAKKLLLGTGIQGDVDVSAASWEVGQSPARTFDISVAGYTHTIDLTAMRDVDGNGRMNPADLVATINARMQDYDVRAELNKDGRLVLWSPRGYSITVKASQLKADGTFGSDITADFLGGGAASTAYRGGYDLENAARKAPGIHTQNATVRSGANQRKQDIFGVLDDVVAAVKSENRTAISETMLPRIDRFIDNVLKVLSTNGALQNRYESNKERLVADDAVMTEAYQELVMIDPERVPTELMMAKFMHEASLAVVSQLVQPTLLDFLR, encoded by the coding sequence ATGAGCGGCAGAGCGCAGTCTCTGCCGAGCGGAGGTAAGCCAATGCACAATCGCGTCACGACCTCGATGATGTATGGCACATTGATGAATTCCCTGCAAGAGAACTCCAGGAGGTTGCTGGATCTGCAGCGTCAGATGTCGACGATGCGCAAATATGCGAGGTTGTCGGACAATCCTTCGGCCATCGCGCGCTCCCTTTCCCTCGAGTCCTCTTTGAGGGCCAACGAGGCGTACCGTGGGACCCACGACAACGCTCTGACGATGCTCAAGCATTCGGAGGCGGCTCTCGACAAGGTGCTGAACGCCGCACAGAAGATACGCACCCTCGTGATCCAGGCGGGGGACGGCGCCCTTGGACGGGACGACTTGACTAAGATTGCGGATCAGATCGAGGCGAAGAAGCGGGAGATCCTCGACGCGCTGAACACCAAGGTCGCGGGCAAGTATCTTTTCGGGGGAACGGACACGGGGACGAAGCCTTTCGTGGTCGGCCCCGACGGGCGCATCAAATATCAGGGGTCGGACGAGCGCATCAAGTACGAGATCGAGGAGGGGCTGCTGGCCGACGTCTCCTTCACGGGCAGCGAGGTGATGCCTAAAGGGGAGAGGTCCCACTTCATTTGCAGCCACGAGGTTCCGCTCGACTGGAAGTGGACGGGGCGGGAGGAGAAGGTTCAGATCACGGTGGGGAACCGTACCCTTGCCGTGTTTATCCCGGAACAATGGATCGACGAGGTGGCGACGGGCAGGACCAAACCCACGGACTACAACCGGTTCCGTGATCCCGGCGAGCTGTCGGGCATCTCCCTGGACGACCTGGCGGCGCTGGTGAACCGCGCGCTGAAGGAGCAGGGCGCGGACATGCTGGTCACGGCCGTGGTGGAGAAGGACCACTCCTCGGGGACGCAGCGTATGCTGATCAGGAGCAATACGGGGGAGCCCGTCGGAATCACCGGCTGGCCGGATACGGACTACCTGCCGATGGCTCAGTCCATCGCGGGGATCGCGTTTCCCAAAACGGGCACGACGGCCGGCGGCGACCTCAAGGTCGTCGTGCCGGACTGGAACCACGCCATGCTGGTCGGGGGAGCGCCCGCAGATCTGAAGGACCTCGCGGGCAAGACGCTGACCGTTGTGACGGACGGAGTGGCGAAGAATCATACCTTTGCGGCGGCCCCAGGAGATCTCGATGCGCTCGTGGCGGAACTGAACGGTGCCGGGGTCCTCCCCGCCGGGGTGAAGGCCGGCATCCAGAACGACAAGCTGGTGCTGACCTCCGCGAACGGCAGTGCTATCCGCGTGGACGGTACCGCTGCCGAACAACTCTTCGGCGGCGTCCATGCGAGTGAAAAAAGCAAATATCACGGGATGATGGGAACGGTCAACACCCTGGGCTGGCGCGACGATGCCCTGGGCAAGGGGATCCGCATCACGCTGAACGGTGCCGATTACGATTTCGGCTTCGCCGATAAAAAATCCATCACCGACTTGGTGGACGCGATCAATACGGCCGTCCCCAGGGATGCCGGGGACCTCCCCGTTGCCTCCCTCGTCGCGGGCCGACTGGTGCTCCAGTCCTCCAGGGGATCGCTTACGGTGTCCGATCACGGAGCCGCTGGCGGTGTCCGGCAGCTTCTGGGCTATGCGGGGCCGGTCGGGAGCTCCACGAGCTCCGTGACGGTCCAGCTGGACGGGAAACAGCCCCTCAAGATTTATGCCAATGCCGGCGACGACCTGACGAGGATAGCGGAGAAGATCAACGCCATCGAGGGCGTTTACGCTCGGACCTCGGCGGACCGGGACCAGCTGGTCGTCGTGGCGCGACGTGTCGGCCCCCTGCCGAAGGATCCCCTGTCCGTGAATGCGGCGGCGGAGAAGCCGCACTATCCTTCCTTTACCCTGAAGGGCGAGGGGATGGGAATGGCGCTTTTCGATTACACCTTCTCCTCGGATCCCGAGACCGGACGTGAGACGGGAGTCGTGGCCTCCAAGGAGCGGACCCGTCCCGTCGACCACAGTCACATGGATGTTTTCGACGTCCTGGGGATGGAGACGGGTATGAAGAGCGTGGAGTTCGGGCCGGACCGAAAGCTGGTCGTCCCCGCCGGGAAGCCCTTGCACTGGCGGGTGATGAGCGGGGCGCGCGTCGCGGACATCAAATTGAATCCCGGCGAGTACACCATGTCCGAGCTGGCCGATCGCTTGAAGAACGCAGGATCGGGCTGGCTTGAGGTGACGGTGGACGTCTTCCGCGGCCCCGGCGCTTACAGCGCGGACGATCATGAAAAGGGCCTCGGGACCAGCCATAACGAGGAACGGGAGACCAGCCGCCTGGTCATCCGTGCTCCCGGGGGAGCCCCCGTCCTCTTTCTGGACATGAACGACCAGCGCTATGCCGAGGAGATGGGGCTTTCGACGGCGGTGCGTACGGACCCCGGCATGGGGGTCAAAAATATACGGTTCCCGACGGCGCCCTGTCTCGACGACGACCTGGGCGTTCGGATGCGGGTCCAGATGACCTGCGGCAAGGAGTACGATATCCGACTCTCGCGCAAGGACGTGACCGATCCCGCGACGGGCCTGGTCGATCGGGTCAAGGTGATGCGTGAGATCGCGAGGCAGGTCAACGAGCAGGCGGGCGAGGAGCTGATGAAGGTCGCCGTCCCCGTGGACGAGAACGGCAAGGAGCTCCCGGATTCCGCGTCCCTTTACGCCGTCACGGGGGTTTCTTTCTCGGTCGTGGACCTCCCCGTCTCCGACCCGAGGTGGACGGACTACTCCGGAGGTATCGCCGCCCAGATGGGCATCCACACCGGCGTGACGAGCAATATGGGAGCGAAGGATGCCGGCGGCGCCGTCGCAGGCCTCAAGGATGGCGAGAAAATCGGCCGTGCGGGTACGATTCGCTTCGAATCCCTGGGACGCAGGGTGGAGATCGACGTCACCGCCGACGACACGGTCAAGAGCGTCATGGACCGGCTGCGTTCTCAGGCCGGGGAGTGGCTCTATGTCAACTACTTCGACGCCGAGATGGGGGACAGAAACGGACAGGCGGGGAATTTTCCCATCATCTCCATCGCGACCCGGGACGGAGCGGCCGTCAATGTACTGGACGTCAAAGGCGATGTGGCGGCAAAAAAACTTCTGCTCGGCACAGGGATTCAGGGCGACGTGGACGTGAGCGCCGCGAGCTGGGAGGTGGGCCAGTCTCCGGCCCGGACCTTCGACATCTCGGTGGCGGGCTACACCCACACCATCGATCTGACGGCGATGCGTGACGTTGACGGGAATGGCAGGATGAACCCGGCCGACTTGGTGGCCACGATCAACGCCCGAATGCAGGACTACGACGTCCGGGCCGAGCTGAACAAGGACGGGCGCCTCGTCCTGTGGTCCCCTCGGGGGTACTCGATAACCGTCAAGGCCTCGCAGCTGAAGGCGGACGGGACGTTCGGTTCCGACATAACGGCCGACTTCCTTGGGGGGGGGGCTGCGTCCACTGCGTATCGGGGCGGGTACGATCTCGAGAACGCCGCACGAAAGGCGCCGGGCATCCACACGCAGAACGCGACGGTACGAAGCGGGGCCAACCAGAGAAAACAGGATATCTTCGGAGTGTTGGACGATGTGGTCGCCGCCGTGAAATCCGAGAACCGTACGGCGATCTCGGAGACCATGTTGCCGCGCATCGATCGCTTCATCGACAACGTCCTGAAGGTCCTTTCCACCAACGGGGCCCTGCAGAACCGCTATGAGAGCAACAAGGAACGCCTGGTCGCCGACGATGCGGTGATGACGGAGGCCTACCAGGAGCTGGTGATGATCGATCCGGAGCGGGTCCCGACGGAGCTGATGATGGCGAAGTTCATGCATGAGGCCAGCCTGGCGGTCGTCTCGCAGCTCGTCCAGCCGACGTTGCTGGACTTTTTGAGATAA
- the flgK gene encoding flagellar hook-associated protein FlgK, with the protein MLNSFYGLEMGKRALNAFRLGLQTVGHNVSNMKTEGYSRQRVNLSTMPPYADPGIPGQIGMGVKVDEIVRIRDEFLDFQYRSSLATLGYWDKIHALYTAVQNYIPEPAKPGVRVSMDKFFGAMQTLQENPEDAAARRALVEAAKSLGGTLSGVVKGLESYSKAINDEVKSSVDQANRILHEIASLNKQIYRAKALGHNPNDLLDKRDLLLDKISGLMDVTFQEPLKVGETTGEFFLTLNGRTLIQGDRVRELRAHAFYWDNKVYYDVQVAENEFDIVENCKVADILAVGPEGVHQLIVDRLANGEEWAIGGGDAACLETRALTSSNFKDGVLLNDTSSKDPRTLTFKTTKADGSVVDISVRVTWDAANNRWSLSAVDNADGSAIGAGADSGDGELSVEELRDYLNGVFPADSGLVAAAKTTTAGTPPETFVSLTVSAAEGRAIEIADAGRLLGPLTPTRVVKKGVSMRERPMSPRQALGIKGSFRIQVGTQGTRVSSSIFNNTGSPDLAKGDILGRGKAGESHTLRIGAHDGQYDVTVSWNDANKKWELTSDIFAVGGASNAPLPSPYPALGTGDRLTVDDLTGFLRSVLPQSGTNAFTIHSGGAQPPAHGDTQFAVESKNNWLISITDVQGNLAARLGMANPSPTIAIDVEEGDSLEVIRNKINEKYQAEFGLTAPEQWVHASLKQDTDQSWYLTFASDVPGEAQRITLLGGEDGNLQTLRRLGLVRLEEIGKTAANEPIYREVTAFSQVAEDASFTFDGVRYLSSDNKFEKARRVPALGNDADYRAKTLSTVREGMWFNLKGVGSTAITVRHHVKGGSIKGLEEARDGVIPGLVGALDGLAWELAKHLNAYQYSGYGIGENQETTGVAFFKPLRFKAGAASGLAVNDAVDAANSLIGAAMGKLDAAGRAVYGKSGGPGNGKNAARMSGLKSARLLEGGSTTLGGYYDAFLSRIGSEAGHAELMHKAQQNMATQIDEQRQSVMGVNMDEELMDMMMLNKAFGAMARYATTVDEMLDRIINGFGLVGR; encoded by the coding sequence ATGTTGAACAGCTTTTACGGGCTCGAGATGGGGAAACGCGCCCTCAACGCCTTCAGGCTTGGCCTTCAGACTGTGGGGCACAACGTCTCGAACATGAAGACGGAGGGGTACTCCCGACAGAGGGTGAACCTCTCTACGATGCCGCCCTACGCGGATCCCGGCATTCCCGGCCAGATCGGGATGGGCGTCAAGGTCGACGAGATCGTCCGCATCCGGGACGAGTTCCTGGACTTTCAATACCGCTCGAGTCTGGCGACCCTGGGGTATTGGGATAAAATCCACGCGCTTTACACCGCGGTACAGAACTACATTCCGGAGCCGGCCAAGCCCGGCGTCCGCGTCTCCATGGACAAGTTCTTCGGTGCCATGCAGACGCTGCAGGAGAACCCCGAGGACGCCGCCGCGCGCCGTGCGCTCGTCGAGGCGGCCAAATCTCTGGGGGGAACCCTCAGCGGCGTCGTCAAGGGGCTGGAGTCCTACTCCAAGGCCATCAATGACGAGGTCAAGAGCTCGGTCGATCAGGCCAACCGGATTCTGCACGAGATCGCTTCCCTGAACAAGCAGATTTATCGGGCCAAGGCGTTGGGGCACAATCCCAACGACCTGCTGGACAAACGAGACCTGCTTCTCGACAAAATTTCCGGGCTGATGGACGTCACCTTCCAGGAACCCCTCAAGGTGGGGGAGACGACGGGGGAGTTCTTTCTGACTCTGAACGGTCGGACCCTCATTCAGGGGGACCGGGTGCGGGAGTTGCGCGCCCACGCCTTTTATTGGGACAATAAGGTCTACTACGATGTCCAGGTTGCGGAGAACGAGTTCGACATCGTCGAGAACTGCAAGGTTGCCGACATCTTGGCCGTAGGGCCGGAGGGCGTCCATCAGCTGATCGTCGACCGGTTGGCCAATGGCGAGGAGTGGGCGATCGGCGGGGGCGACGCCGCCTGCCTGGAGACTCGGGCCCTCACGTCCTCGAACTTCAAGGATGGCGTCCTGTTGAACGACACGTCGTCCAAAGATCCCCGGACGCTCACCTTCAAGACCACCAAGGCGGACGGCTCGGTCGTAGACATTTCCGTTCGGGTGACGTGGGATGCGGCGAACAACAGGTGGTCGCTGAGCGCCGTGGACAACGCCGACGGCTCGGCCATCGGGGCCGGAGCCGATTCCGGCGACGGGGAATTGTCGGTGGAGGAGCTCAGGGACTATCTGAACGGCGTCTTTCCCGCCGACTCCGGTCTCGTCGCGGCGGCGAAGACGACGACCGCCGGAACGCCGCCCGAGACGTTCGTCTCCCTCACGGTATCGGCCGCGGAGGGCCGTGCGATCGAAATTGCGGATGCGGGCCGGCTGCTTGGCCCCCTGACGCCGACTCGGGTGGTCAAGAAAGGGGTCTCCATGCGAGAGCGGCCGATGTCCCCTCGGCAGGCCCTGGGGATCAAGGGCTCCTTCCGCATCCAGGTGGGCACGCAGGGGACGCGGGTATCGTCCAGCATCTTCAACAATACGGGGTCCCCGGACCTTGCCAAGGGCGATATCCTTGGTCGGGGCAAGGCGGGAGAGTCCCACACCCTCCGCATAGGGGCGCACGACGGCCAGTACGATGTGACCGTAAGCTGGAACGACGCGAATAAGAAATGGGAGCTGACCAGCGACATCTTTGCTGTTGGCGGTGCCTCGAACGCTCCTCTTCCGTCCCCCTATCCTGCATTGGGGACGGGTGACAGGCTGACGGTGGACGATCTGACGGGGTTCCTCAGAAGCGTGCTGCCCCAGAGCGGGACCAACGCCTTTACCATCCATTCCGGCGGCGCGCAGCCCCCTGCGCACGGCGATACGCAATTTGCCGTCGAGTCCAAGAATAATTGGCTGATCTCCATCACGGATGTTCAGGGGAACCTGGCCGCTCGGCTGGGAATGGCCAACCCCAGTCCCACTATTGCGATCGATGTCGAGGAGGGGGATTCCCTCGAGGTCATCCGCAACAAGATCAACGAGAAGTATCAGGCGGAGTTCGGGCTGACGGCCCCGGAGCAATGGGTACACGCCTCTTTGAAACAGGATACGGACCAATCCTGGTATCTGACCTTTGCCTCCGACGTACCGGGCGAGGCCCAGCGCATCACCCTGCTGGGCGGGGAGGACGGCAACCTGCAGACGCTTCGCCGGCTTGGGCTGGTGAGACTTGAAGAGATCGGGAAAACGGCTGCGAACGAGCCGATCTATCGCGAGGTCACGGCCTTTTCCCAGGTGGCCGAGGACGCTTCCTTTACGTTCGACGGGGTGCGTTATCTCTCCTCGGACAACAAGTTCGAAAAGGCGCGTCGGGTGCCCGCGCTCGGCAACGACGCCGACTATCGGGCCAAGACGCTCTCCACCGTCAGAGAGGGGATGTGGTTCAACCTCAAGGGAGTGGGAAGCACCGCCATCACCGTCCGGCATCACGTCAAGGGAGGCTCGATCAAGGGGCTGGAGGAGGCTCGCGACGGAGTGATTCCCGGTCTTGTCGGGGCTCTCGACGGCTTGGCCTGGGAGCTGGCCAAGCACCTCAACGCCTATCAATACTCCGGGTACGGCATCGGAGAGAATCAGGAGACGACGGGGGTGGCGTTCTTCAAGCCATTGCGTTTCAAGGCGGGAGCCGCCTCCGGACTTGCGGTCAACGACGCGGTCGATGCGGCAAACAGCCTGATCGGCGCGGCGATGGGCAAGCTGGACGCGGCGGGTAGGGCCGTCTACGGAAAGAGCGGCGGCCCCGGCAACGGCAAGAACGCCGCTCGGATGTCCGGGCTGAAGAGTGCCCGGCTGCTCGAGGGGGGCAGCACGACCCTCGGCGGGTACTATGATGCCTTTTTGTCCAGGATCGGCTCCGAGGCGGGGCACGCCGAGCTGATGCACAAGGCACAGCAGAATATGGCGACGCAGATCGACGAACAGCGGCAATCCGTCATGGGCGTCAACATGGACGAGGAGCTTATGGACATGATGATGCTCAACAAGGCGTTCGGCGCCATGGCGCGTTACGCGACTACGGTGGACGAGATGCTGGACCGAATCATCAACGGCTTCGGATTGGTGGGCCGGTAG
- the flgN gene encoding flagellar export chaperone FlgN: MRDRVEALIAAVLDEADAIDDLIDVVREQREAMRSEGAEVLQDLMRELREIFFDVQALEGVRDRMARELALDLGCEPHASSLSDAFEEDERALFNGAADRLSQSVFGLKSEMVILSGLIDQNERFTSMILSEWRRIEGGLPRPTGAEFRG, encoded by the coding sequence GTGCGCGATCGGGTGGAGGCGCTTATCGCTGCCGTACTCGACGAGGCCGACGCCATAGACGATCTCATCGACGTCGTTCGTGAGCAGCGCGAGGCCATGAGGAGCGAGGGGGCCGAGGTCCTGCAGGACCTGATGCGGGAGCTTCGCGAGATCTTTTTCGATGTCCAGGCCCTGGAAGGCGTCCGGGACCGGATGGCGAGGGAGTTGGCCCTGGATCTGGGGTGCGAGCCTCATGCCTCGTCCCTCAGCGATGCCTTCGAAGAGGATGAGCGCGCACTTTTCAATGGTGCGGCGGATCGGCTGAGTCAATCCGTCTTCGGCTTGAAGTCGGAAATGGTCATTCTGAGCGGCTTGATCGACCAAAATGAACGTTTTACCTCGATGATTCTGTCGGAATGGCGGCGTATCGAGGGAGGCCTTCCGCGGCCGACGGGGGCGGAGTTCAGGGGGTAG
- a CDS encoding flagellar biosynthesis anti-sigma factor FlgM, whose translation MIGKVSGQYGPDAPNRSRSKKGYPSDGFSAGADQADFSSFAVELARIGSELRNVPDVRQEEVDRLRSQVQAGEYVPPLDKVARRLVLAGILESQ comes from the coding sequence TTGATAGGGAAGGTATCCGGGCAGTATGGCCCAGACGCGCCGAACAGGAGCAGGTCGAAAAAAGGATACCCCTCGGATGGGTTCTCCGCAGGAGCGGATCAGGCCGATTTCAGCTCCTTTGCGGTCGAGTTGGCCCGAATCGGATCCGAGCTGAGGAACGTGCCCGATGTGCGTCAGGAGGAGGTCGACCGCCTTCGCTCGCAGGTGCAGGCGGGGGAGTACGTTCCTCCTTTGGATAAAGTGGCCCGCCGTCTCGTTCTCGCGGGAATTCTGGAATCCCAATAG